The Streptomyces fungicidicus nucleotide sequence TCAGGCACGTCCGGACGCCTCACGCGCAGCGGTTCGGGATCCGCCTCCGTATGCAAACTCGGCACCATCAACGGGGACTCATGCTCGAACACCGGTCCACCGGTGAGCATTTCGTAAAGGAGGCAGCCTAGTGCGTACAGGTCGGTGCGCGGATCGACGGACCCGCCCATGACCTGTTCCGGGGCCATGTACTGGACGGTACCGAGCCGTTCACCAGTCATGGTGAGCTTTGCCGCGTCGCTGTCGAGGATGGCGGCTACACCGAAGTCGAGAACCTTGACGATGCCATCGGTCCGGATGCGCACATTGCCCGGCTTGAGGTCTCGGTGGACGACCTGGCGGGTATGCGCCGCGGCCAGCACCGAACAGATCTGCACGCCGACGGAGGCGGCCTCCTCCAGGGTGAGCTGCTCACGCTCGGCAATGTAGTCGCCCAGGTCGAGACCCTGAACGTACTGCATGACGAGGTAGTGAGTACCGGTCTCGGCCCCTAGGTCGTATACGGCGGCGAGCCCGGTGTGGTCGAGTCTGGCGACCGCCTTGGCCTCGCGTTCGAACCGCGCGGCATCATGCGCCAGTTGCGTCGGCGTCAGGCTGTTCGCCGGAGTCATGGTCTTCACGGCGACACCCCGGCCCAGGTGTTCGTCGTCCGCCATCCACACCTGGCCCATACCTCCGTGACCGATGGGGCCCTTGATGCGGTACCGCTTGGCGATGAGCGTTCCGATGTCCATAGGTCACTGAGTGTGCCACTGTTGTGTACGGCGTGATGCCTCACCCTCCGCAATCAGTTCACAAGATAAACCTCAATTCGAACGTTGACACTGTTCACGCATTGATGATGTCATAGGAACTCATGACATCGTGGCCCGCTGCCCGGCCTCACCCGGTACGGTGAACGCGCAGGTCGGCGCGGGATTGAGTGAGGGTTTTGTGGACGTCTTCAAGGTGCACGAGCAGCTGATCGCCGACTACCGGTCCTTCACCACCAGTTCCGTCCTCGTGAGAGACGACCGCATCCAGAACACCGTCGACGAGGCGCTCGTCCAGGGCGACCAGTGGCCCGACCCGTGGCTGTCGCTCAACCCGAGTTTCGCTCCCGGAGGCACGGTGACCCAGCTCGTGCGGGAGGGACTGCTGCACCCGGAGTGCGAGCGGATCTTCCGCGTGGGCAAGGAGAAGAACGGCTCCCTCCAGCAGGGCCGGCCCATCGCCTTCCACCGGCACCAGCGGGACGCCATCGAGGCCGCCCGCGCCGGCGGCAGCTACGTACTGACCACGGGCACGGGCTCCGGCAAGAGCCTCGGCTACATCGTGCCGATCGTGAACCAGGTGCTGCGGGCCAAGCAGGAGGGCACCGCCTCCGGCATCCAGGCGATCATCGTGTACCCGATGAACGCGCTGGCCAACAGCCAGAGGTTCGAGCTGGAGAAGTTCCTGCGCCACGGCTACGGGGAGGGCAGGGAGCCGGTCACGTTCGAGCGCTACACCGGGCAGGAGAAGGAGGACGAGCGCGAGCGGATCCTCAAGGAGCTGCCGGACATCCTGCTCACCAACTACGTGATGCTGGAACTCATGCTCACCCGGCCCCGCGAGCGCAAGGCCCTGATGCGGGCCGCCCAGGGCCTGAAGTTCCTGGTCCTGGACGAACTGCACACCTACCGCGGCCGGCAGGGCGCGGACGTCGCGCTGCTGGTACGCCGGGTCCGTGACGCCTGCGCCGCACCGGACCTCCAGGTCGTCGGCACGTCCGCGACGATGTCCAGCAAGGGCACCCTCCAGGAGCGACGCCAGGACGTGGCCGACGTCGCGACCACCCTCTTCGCCGCCGAGGTCACGCCGGACCGCGTGGTGGGCGAGACCCTGGTGCGGGCCACCCGCGACCACGAGCCGTCCGACGCCGAGCTGACGGAGCGAATCAAGGCGAACGCGCCCTCGACGGAGTACGACGTCCTCAAGGACGACCCACTCGCCTGCTGGATCGAGACCGAGTTCGGCCTGCACACGCTCACCGAGGGGCCGGACGCGGGGACCCTCGTCCGGGCCGAGCCCACCACGGTGGAGAAGGCGGCCCGCAAGCTCGCCGAGCGCACCGGTGAGTCGTACGAGGCGTGCGTCGCGGCCATCCGCGACACGCTGCACGCCGGTTCGCAGGCCAAGAACGACGAGACCGGCCGACCGCTGTTCGCCTTCCGGCTGCACCAGTTCCTGTCCAAGGGCAGCTCGGTGTACGTGTCGCTGGAGGACGAGGAGACCCGGCACATCAGCCGCACCTACCAGCTGCGGGTGCCCGGCGCCAAAGGCAAGATCCTGCTCCCGCTGTCCTTCTGCCGGGAGTGCGGCCAGGAGTACCTGACCGTCGCCCGCGAGGAGCGCAAGGACGGCTCCCTCGCCTTCCGGCCGCGCACCGAGGAGGACGAGGACAACGGTTACCTGTACGTGAGCGCCGAGCACCCGTGGCCCGACGACACCGGCGAGGCCACCGACGCCCAGCGCTTCCCGGACAGCTGGATCGTGACGGATGACAGGAAGGGCGGCGCCCAGGTGCTGGCCGACAGCCGGCGCAAGCGGGTGCCGCAGCCGGTGTGGGTCAAGCCCGACGGCTCGGTCGTCGACCGCGGGCAGGGC carries:
- a CDS encoding serine/threonine-protein kinase, which gives rise to MDIGTLIAKRYRIKGPIGHGGMGQVWMADDEHLGRGVAVKTMTPANSLTPTQLAHDAARFEREAKAVARLDHTGLAAVYDLGAETGTHYLVMQYVQGLDLGDYIAEREQLTLEEAASVGVQICSVLAAAHTRQVVHRDLKPGNVRIRTDGIVKVLDFGVAAILDSDAAKLTMTGERLGTVQYMAPEQVMGGSVDPRTDLYALGCLLYEMLTGGPVFEHESPLMVPSLHTEADPEPLRVRRPDVPEDVEALILELLAKKPADRPVHAGDVYRRLAVHLPAPGAPEGALVPWAEADPRRPFRHPMAPDARPVRQWARVAARNGP